A stretch of DNA from Aurantiacibacter atlanticus:
TCTGCTGGGTCACAGTCACAAGGGGCTTATTGGAGCGATTCAGCGACAGGCGGAAACGCTGATGCACGTATCGAACCTCTACGGTAGCCCGCAAGGTGAGGCTCTGGCTTCACGTCTTGTCGAGAAGACTTTTGCAGATACCGTTTTCTTCACCAATTCGGGCGCCGAGGCAGTTGAAACTGCCATCAAAACTGCGCGCGCCTATCATCAGCATGCCGGGAATGACGAAAAGTTTGAATTGATTACCTTCAAGAATGCCTTTCACGGACGCACGATGGCAACAATCAGCGCCTCCAATCAGGAGAAGATGCACAAGGGCTTCGAGCCATTGCTGCCAGGTTTTCGCTATGTCGATTTTGATGATCTGGAAGGCGCGAAGGCTGCCATCGGCCCTAACACAGCAGGCTTCTTGGTAGAGCCGATACAGGGCGAAGGAGGGATCCGTCCGGGGTCGCAAGACTTCATCAAGGGTTTGCGCGATCTGGCCGACGCGCATGATCTGATGCTGGTATTCGATGAAGTTCAGTGCGGCGTCGCACGCACAGGCACTCTATACGCATATGAGCAATATGACGTGCAACCCGATATCATGGCGACTGCGAAGGGCATCGGCGGCGGCTTCCCGCTTGGCGCCTGCCTTGCGACAGAGAAGGCTGCGCGCGGCATGACCTTTGGAACGCATGGCTCTACCTACGGTGGCAATCCCTTGGCGATAGCAGCAGGAATGGCTGTCTTGGATGCGGTCGCCAATGATGATTTTTTAAGCGAGGTTCGCACTAAGGGAGAGCGTCTGCGCAGCCGCCTGGAACAGTTCATCGGCAACTACCCCGATCTTTTCGAGGAAGTACGCGGAAAGGGATTGATGCTGGGGATGAAGATGAAGTGCGAGCCAAGGCCGTTTATGATCCACTTGCGAGATCACCACCAATTGCTGACCGTAGCGGCAGGTGATTCCACCTTGCGGCTTTTACCCCCGCTGGTAATCGGTGACGCGGAAATGGACGAATTTTTCGACAAGCTGTCTG
This window harbors:
- a CDS encoding aspartate aminotransferase family protein, producing the protein MTITPLMPVYPRCGVRPVRGEHCHLIDEDGTRYLDFASGIAVNLLGHSHKGLIGAIQRQAETLMHVSNLYGSPQGEALASRLVEKTFADTVFFTNSGAEAVETAIKTARAYHQHAGNDEKFELITFKNAFHGRTMATISASNQEKMHKGFEPLLPGFRYVDFDDLEGAKAAIGPNTAGFLVEPIQGEGGIRPGSQDFIKGLRDLADAHDLMLVFDEVQCGVARTGTLYAYEQYDVQPDIMATAKGIGGGFPLGACLATEKAARGMTFGTHGSTYGGNPLAIAAGMAVLDAVANDDFLSEVRTKGERLRSRLEQFIGNYPDLFEEVRGKGLMLGMKMKCEPRPFMIHLRDHHQLLTVAAGDSTLRLLPPLVIGDAEMDEFFDKLSAGAASFEPERAA